One bacterium DNA segment encodes these proteins:
- a CDS encoding DUF2723 domain-containing protein — protein sequence MISTPQTKKYFAALSFALPLCLYLATVCRGIPIGDAPELALAAAKLQIAHPPGYPLLTIVGRIWSEAFFFMRPIVALNLLSAVFAASACGMLYILLLRFVSGRGIAIYVAALAVTVAFAASRTMWATATGFEVYALAAFFAVAIILSLIRFVQNGERRFFLLSAYLLGLSLTNHLSLLALLPAFAVATFTKRSILNLRTILVAAVVGVIPGTLYAYLMIRAKFDLVMSWYNPQRLTGLKQQMFAETYQRFVASPDFADLIPYFHRLWSQFGSELVLPFIALALGGIVIQTRREPRVTVILASIVLANCALNFNYTISDIAPYYLPTIIVAMIWLFELLVWLINFGRIAAVGAAVIASAIAVVATVGNFDRSDLSDRTKSELYAKDLFENVPPGGVIFCGSDNSMFSTLYLRYVENFRSDCSVYGHLPTMSHLQRELGYQFEGDWTNFPDLLSHAISSDTRPVVMARELMNFDNDFPRIREGLIARDLVYVVDSTIQLPRIEPQVDFENPPALYDPKEALMYAVYSLAAAETATSHDQSEADRLYNRTIRMVNAIREPSLSSALAAYFANRDEQRYAISVIEPTLLLPTLRKSERLQLLGGLGTAQLRLQNTVAAKSVFNQMLGLDKANTEAQFQLLTLEASDAIKNNNLQGAISVYERMALLAPDQYQVTMQLAVLYTEVGNRDAARSALQRCIDVNYRRDEATSLLHQLNSNGGE from the coding sequence GTGATCAGCACTCCGCAAACTAAGAAGTATTTCGCGGCGCTTTCTTTCGCGTTGCCACTGTGTCTCTATCTGGCAACTGTGTGCCGTGGAATACCGATAGGCGATGCGCCGGAACTCGCGCTTGCTGCCGCAAAGCTCCAGATTGCGCACCCGCCGGGCTACCCACTATTGACAATCGTCGGGCGTATCTGGAGCGAAGCGTTCTTCTTCATGCGCCCCATAGTTGCGCTCAATTTGTTGAGTGCAGTGTTTGCCGCGTCAGCTTGTGGAATGCTCTACATTCTGCTATTGAGATTTGTCTCAGGTCGCGGAATCGCAATCTATGTCGCTGCCCTTGCTGTTACAGTTGCATTTGCTGCAAGCCGAACCATGTGGGCGACTGCGACCGGTTTCGAGGTCTATGCGTTGGCGGCATTCTTCGCCGTTGCCATTATTCTCTCCTTGATTCGCTTCGTACAAAACGGCGAGCGGCGGTTTTTCCTACTTTCAGCATATCTGCTGGGACTGTCATTGACTAATCACCTGTCGTTACTCGCTTTGTTGCCGGCGTTTGCAGTAGCGACTTTCACCAAGCGTTCGATCTTGAACTTGCGGACGATTCTCGTGGCGGCTGTCGTCGGTGTGATTCCCGGCACTCTGTATGCCTATCTGATGATCCGCGCCAAATTCGATCTCGTGATGAGTTGGTACAATCCGCAAAGACTAACCGGCCTCAAACAGCAGATGTTTGCCGAGACTTATCAACGGTTCGTCGCTTCTCCTGACTTTGCCGATCTGATTCCCTATTTTCACCGACTGTGGAGCCAATTCGGAAGTGAATTGGTGCTTCCTTTCATTGCGTTGGCGCTGGGTGGAATTGTCATCCAAACTCGACGAGAGCCAAGAGTCACCGTCATTCTCGCTTCAATTGTACTTGCAAACTGCGCACTCAATTTCAATTACACGATCAGCGACATTGCACCCTATTACTTGCCCACGATCATCGTAGCGATGATCTGGCTGTTTGAACTTCTTGTCTGGCTGATCAACTTCGGGCGAATCGCCGCAGTAGGTGCGGCAGTGATTGCATCGGCTATTGCCGTCGTTGCCACAGTCGGTAACTTCGACCGCTCCGATCTTTCGGATCGCACCAAATCTGAACTCTATGCAAAGGACCTATTCGAGAACGTTCCACCGGGAGGCGTCATATTCTGTGGAAGCGATAACTCAATGTTCTCAACGCTCTACTTGCGCTACGTTGAGAATTTCCGAAGTGACTGTAGCGTGTACGGTCACCTGCCGACGATGAGTCATTTGCAGCGAGAACTGGGGTATCAGTTTGAAGGCGATTGGACGAACTTCCCCGACTTGCTGAGTCATGCCATCAGTTCCGATACGCGTCCCGTTGTAATGGCGCGCGAATTGATGAATTTCGACAACGACTTCCCGCGAATTCGCGAGGGCCTCATCGCTCGAGATTTGGTTTACGTTGTGGATTCCACAATTCAACTGCCGCGAATCGAACCACAAGTCGATTTCGAGAATCCACCTGCGCTGTACGACCCCAAGGAGGCGCTGATGTACGCAGTTTACAGCTTGGCTGCGGCCGAGACAGCAACAAGTCATGATCAATCCGAAGCAGACCGACTGTACAACCGCACTATCAGAATGGTCAATGCGATCCGAGAACCATCGCTCTCGAGCGCACTCGCAGCATACTTTGCGAATCGCGACGAACAGCGCTATGCGATTTCAGTTATCGAACCGACGCTGCTATTGCCAACGCTGCGCAAATCGGAGCGGCTGCAACTGCTCGGCGGGCTGGGAACCGCACAACTGCGACTTCAGAATACTGTGGCTGCGAAATCGGTTTTCAACCAAATGCTCGGGCTCGACAAAGCAAACACCGAGGCGCAATTTCAACTACTGACATTGGAGGCTTCGGACGCAATCAAGAACAATAACTTGCAAGGGGCAATTTCTGTCTACGAGCGCATGGCGTTGCTCGCTCCTGATCAGTATCAGGTCACAATGCAATTGGCTGTGTTGTATACAGAAGTTGGAAACAGGGACGCTGCCCGATCGGCGCTTCAACGCTGTATCGATGTCAACTATCGACGTGACGAAGCGACATCGTTATTGCACCAATTGAACTCGAATGGCGGGGAGTAG
- the mtaB gene encoding tRNA (N(6)-L-threonylcarbamoyladenosine(37)-C(2))-methylthiotransferase MtaB, translating to MPRASLHTLGCRLNQAETAIIANSLASRGFEIVEFGEPADVTVINTCTVTEQADSKCRQAVRAALRINPTTFVAVVGCYAQSGVETISGIRGVDLIIGNEHKLRVGEFLNGLNKNHSPQIIHSPKLPDKEFTIETSGLYTFNTRANLKIQDGCNYFCSFCIIPTVRGRARSRNFDDIIREAEALVSAGHRELVLTGVNIGTYKNDGKNLLKVIERLEAIDGLARIRISSIEPTTIGAELVRYMASSEKLCHYLHVPLQSCDDKILSSMARKHTIKPFAKFIEWSAKLIPDIGLGTDIMVGYPTEGETEFQNTRDVLTDLPFFYFHVFTYSDRPGTPSWDLKPKVPHQVKKARTRNLIELSERKRRAFYAAHVGQSVSVLFETQEDGYWTGYTENYMRVHVKSERALENQIVSVQLSHLEHDRLIAAPTTSKTLIVA from the coding sequence TTGCCAAGAGCCTCGTTACATACGCTTGGATGTCGGCTCAATCAAGCCGAAACAGCTATCATAGCCAACAGTCTCGCTTCGCGCGGATTCGAGATCGTCGAATTCGGCGAACCCGCCGACGTGACCGTTATCAACACCTGTACAGTCACCGAGCAGGCGGATTCCAAATGCCGGCAAGCTGTTCGCGCGGCGTTGCGAATCAATCCAACGACCTTTGTCGCAGTTGTCGGCTGTTACGCCCAGAGTGGTGTTGAAACCATCAGCGGCATCCGCGGAGTTGATTTGATAATTGGCAATGAACATAAACTTCGAGTCGGCGAGTTTCTCAATGGGCTGAACAAAAACCATTCGCCGCAAATCATTCATTCGCCGAAACTGCCCGATAAAGAATTCACCATCGAAACCAGCGGGCTCTATACATTCAATACTCGCGCGAACCTGAAAATTCAGGATGGCTGTAACTACTTCTGCTCGTTCTGCATCATCCCCACCGTGCGGGGCCGTGCCCGCAGTCGCAATTTCGACGATATCATTCGCGAAGCTGAAGCGCTGGTTTCCGCCGGCCATCGTGAACTTGTCCTCACCGGTGTCAACATTGGAACCTATAAAAACGACGGGAAGAACCTTCTCAAGGTAATTGAACGCCTCGAAGCAATCGACGGTCTGGCGCGTATTCGAATCAGCTCGATTGAGCCGACTACGATTGGCGCTGAACTGGTGCGCTATATGGCGTCTTCAGAAAAGCTTTGTCACTACTTGCATGTTCCGCTGCAAAGCTGCGATGACAAGATTCTTTCGTCAATGGCGCGCAAACATACTATCAAGCCGTTCGCGAAATTCATTGAGTGGTCGGCCAAGCTGATTCCCGATATCGGTCTTGGTACTGATATCATGGTTGGGTACCCGACTGAAGGCGAGACCGAATTCCAGAATACTCGCGATGTTTTGACTGACTTGCCCTTTTTCTATTTCCACGTCTTCACCTATTCCGATCGTCCCGGTACGCCCTCCTGGGATTTGAAGCCAAAGGTCCCTCATCAGGTAAAGAAGGCACGCACGCGCAATTTGATTGAGTTGTCCGAGCGCAAACGACGAGCATTTTACGCAGCGCATGTTGGACAATCAGTCAGTGTGCTGTTTGAGACGCAGGAAGATGGCTACTGGACGGGCTATACGGAAAACTATATGCGAGTGCACGTCAAGTCGGAGCGTGCTTTGGAGAATCAAATAGTATCGGTACAGCTTTCGCATCTTGAGCACGACCGCTTGATTGCTGCTCCGACGACGAGCAAAACGCTAATTGTTGCGTAG
- a CDS encoding hydrogenase maturation protease — protein sequence MLKPILILCLGNEVLSDDAFGPTIAKTLIQRQREDDHVEVIFAPVAGFSLLDLLSGRDKALIIDSIVTGKEPAGTLHYFPLGDLTPSRNLTTSHQMSLPTAMELGRQMGYQMPEQIDVLAVEVADVTTLNEEMTEPIKAAVAPAIVRIDKWLFNNRIRETNVNRRTQVAL from the coding sequence ATGCTGAAACCAATTCTCATCCTCTGTCTCGGCAACGAAGTGTTGTCGGATGACGCTTTTGGCCCGACGATTGCCAAGACGTTGATTCAGCGGCAGCGCGAAGATGATCATGTCGAAGTAATCTTCGCGCCGGTCGCAGGATTCAGCCTCTTGGATCTGCTAAGCGGCAGGGATAAGGCGCTCATCATCGACAGCATTGTGACTGGGAAAGAGCCAGCAGGAACACTGCACTATTTCCCGTTGGGTGACTTGACACCTTCTCGCAATCTCACCACCAGCCACCAAATGAGCCTGCCGACAGCGATGGAGTTAGGGAGGCAGATGGGATACCAGATGCCGGAACAGATAGACGTTCTCGCTGTCGAGGTCGCTGATGTAACGACGTTGAACGAAGAGATGACAGAACCTATCAAAGCCGCCGTCGCACCGGCGATTGTTAGGATCGATAAATGGTTGTTCAACAACAGAATCAGGGAAACCAATGTCAACCGAAGAACGCAAGTCGCCCTCTAA
- a CDS encoding Ni/Fe hydrogenase subunit alpha, with product MKSIVIDPITRLEGHGKIHLFVNDDGELANCYFQVPELRGFEKFCQGRPVEELARITTRICGVCPDAHHMASAKAADAVYGVTIPSAARKLRELVYNAFYAGDHTTHFYALGGPDFVCGPDAPKAERNILGVIAKVGLDAGKKVIAQRARGQRVIEIIGGKKVHPVTAIPGGMSKRISKEEQQEIIKIGEEMVEFAKFTIQVLNDVVLANKAYLEMILSDSYAHQTYNMGLVDANNHVTFYDGKVRVTAPDGTEHAKYEPKDYLQYVEERVEPYSYLKYPYLKKIGWKGFVDGMDSGVYKATPLARLNVAEGMATPLAHAEYERYFETLTGDRTGKTPVNSTLATHWARVVELMFACEATLEQAKDEEITSDHVLDPPTSIVGEGVGIVEAPRGTLTHHYKTDQNGIVTEANLIVGTTNNNAPITMSIKRAAEGLIKKGTTITDGVLNRIEMAFRAYDPCFGCATHSLPGEMPLEVVVHSAESGEIINVVRRQC from the coding sequence ATGAAGAGCATTGTCATAGATCCGATCACGCGCCTTGAAGGTCACGGCAAGATTCACTTGTTCGTCAATGACGATGGCGAACTCGCCAATTGTTACTTTCAAGTTCCGGAACTTCGCGGATTCGAGAAATTCTGCCAAGGTCGTCCGGTAGAAGAGCTGGCGCGCATCACGACGCGCATTTGTGGTGTCTGTCCAGATGCGCATCATATGGCTTCTGCCAAAGCCGCAGACGCAGTATACGGCGTCACGATACCTTCAGCTGCGCGCAAACTACGCGAGTTGGTGTACAATGCATTTTATGCCGGCGACCACACGACGCACTTCTATGCGTTGGGAGGACCGGACTTTGTCTGCGGTCCTGATGCCCCTAAGGCAGAGCGGAACATTCTCGGTGTGATTGCCAAGGTCGGACTTGATGCCGGCAAGAAAGTGATCGCCCAACGCGCCCGCGGTCAGCGCGTCATCGAGATTATCGGCGGGAAGAAGGTCCATCCCGTAACGGCAATCCCGGGCGGGATGAGCAAGCGAATCAGCAAAGAAGAACAGCAGGAGATCATTAAGATCGGCGAAGAGATGGTTGAGTTTGCTAAGTTCACAATTCAAGTGCTGAATGATGTCGTACTCGCGAACAAAGCCTACCTGGAAATGATCCTATCAGATTCGTACGCACATCAGACTTACAACATGGGATTGGTTGATGCCAACAATCACGTCACCTTCTACGACGGCAAGGTCCGCGTAACTGCTCCCGACGGCACCGAACACGCCAAGTACGAACCGAAGGACTATTTGCAATATGTTGAAGAGCGTGTCGAACCATATTCCTATCTCAAGTATCCTTATTTGAAGAAGATAGGCTGGAAGGGATTCGTCGACGGCATGGACTCCGGCGTTTACAAGGCGACGCCTCTTGCACGGCTTAATGTCGCCGAAGGCATGGCGACGCCGCTCGCGCACGCTGAATACGAACGTTATTTCGAAACGCTCACCGGAGATCGAACTGGCAAGACACCGGTCAATTCCACTCTGGCAACACACTGGGCGCGTGTGGTCGAGTTGATGTTTGCCTGTGAGGCGACACTCGAACAGGCGAAAGATGAAGAGATCACTTCGGATCATGTTCTTGATCCCCCGACAAGTATCGTCGGAGAGGGTGTCGGTATCGTCGAAGCGCCGCGCGGCACATTGACGCATCACTACAAGACTGATCAGAATGGTATCGTCACCGAGGCGAATCTCATCGTCGGCACCACCAACAATAATGCGCCGATTACGATGTCGATTAAACGCGCCGCAGAAGGACTCATCAAGAAGGGAACTACTATCACTGACGGCGTTCTCAATCGGATCGAAATGGCGTTTCGTGCTTATGATCCTTGCTTCGGTTGCGCCACTCATTCACTGCCGGGCGAGATGCCGCTGGAAGTCGTGGTTCACTCAGCCGAAAGCGGCGAAATTATCAATGTCGTCAGGAGACAATGCTGA
- a CDS encoding oxidoreductase has protein sequence MSKPKLAIYWASSCGGCDIAILDIEEKILAVADFFDVVFWPCAMDIKYDDVRAMEDKSITLTLFNGAIRTSENYELAELLRQKSVVLVAFGSCAGEGCIPALANFFNKESILDYVYHKSPSLANGGNVEPQPEVQVPEGTITIPKFWNTVRSLDQVVEVDYYIPGCPPQSDQIVNAVLAVIDILQNNKPLPPKGTVLGATDKSCCDECPRERNIKKIKSFTRPFMKVTDPNLCLMEQGIVCLGPATRSGCGAKCVKAGMPCRGCYGLPANINDQGAKMVTALASVIDSTDPEEIEQIINTIPDPLGTFYRFSMAGSLLRRVQV, from the coding sequence ATGTCTAAACCTAAACTGGCAATATATTGGGCTTCCTCCTGCGGCGGCTGCGATATCGCGATTCTTGATATCGAGGAGAAGATCCTCGCTGTCGCAGATTTCTTCGACGTCGTTTTCTGGCCCTGTGCGATGGATATCAAATACGACGACGTCCGTGCTATGGAAGACAAGTCGATAACGCTGACTTTGTTTAACGGCGCCATTCGTACGAGCGAGAACTATGAACTTGCGGAACTGCTGCGGCAGAAATCTGTCGTATTGGTGGCTTTCGGAAGTTGCGCCGGTGAGGGGTGCATCCCAGCGCTGGCAAATTTCTTTAATAAGGAATCGATTCTCGATTACGTCTATCACAAATCACCATCCCTCGCCAATGGCGGCAACGTTGAGCCACAGCCCGAAGTGCAGGTTCCGGAAGGTACAATCACCATCCCGAAATTCTGGAATACCGTGCGGTCACTTGATCAAGTAGTGGAAGTCGATTATTATATTCCCGGCTGTCCGCCGCAATCAGATCAAATTGTGAATGCCGTATTGGCGGTGATAGATATTCTCCAGAACAACAAGCCGCTTCCCCCCAAGGGAACGGTGCTCGGCGCAACTGACAAAAGCTGTTGCGACGAATGTCCACGCGAACGCAATATCAAGAAAATCAAATCCTTCACTCGCCCATTCATGAAGGTCACTGACCCGAACTTGTGCCTGATGGAACAGGGCATCGTCTGTCTCGGACCGGCGACGCGTTCCGGCTGCGGGGCAAAGTGCGTTAAGGCCGGGATGCCGTGTCGAGGGTGTTACGGTCTACCGGCAAATATCAACGACCAAGGTGCAAAAATGGTCACCGCGTTGGCGAGCGTAATTGATTCGACTGATCCGGAAGAGATCGAGCAGATCATCAACACCATTCCCGATCCGCTTGGTACATTCTATCGCTTCAGTATGGCCGGATCACTTCTGCGGAGGGTGCAAGTATGA
- a CDS encoding hydrogenase iron-sulfur subunit: MSFEPRIVGFLCNWCSYTGADLAGTARMHYPPNVTSIRVMCSGRVDPAFILDAFRRGADGVLICGCHPGDCHYIEGNYKCMRRMPLTQLLLQQLGIDRNRMRLEWVSASEGGRFQEVITEFTEQIRALGPLELHDYHFDPNAEEVHQHV, from the coding sequence ATGAGCTTTGAACCAAGAATAGTCGGCTTTCTCTGCAATTGGTGCAGTTATACCGGCGCTGACTTAGCCGGCACTGCGCGAATGCACTATCCGCCCAACGTGACCAGCATCCGTGTCATGTGCTCAGGTCGAGTCGATCCAGCGTTCATTCTGGACGCTTTCCGCCGCGGAGCCGATGGGGTGTTGATTTGCGGTTGTCATCCCGGCGATTGCCACTATATCGAAGGCAACTACAAGTGCATGCGTCGGATGCCGCTTACGCAGTTGTTGCTTCAGCAATTGGGTATCGATCGCAATCGCATGCGCCTTGAGTGGGTTTCGGCCTCTGAAGGCGGTCGATTCCAGGAAGTGATTACGGAATTCACCGAACAGATTCGTGCCTTGGGACCATTGGAACTGCACGACTACCATTTCGATCCCAATGCCGAGGAGGTGCATCAACATGTCTAA
- a CDS encoding 4Fe-4S dicluster domain-containing protein has product MMTTVKIKIDSQVIEVEEGSYVLGAAQSLGIEIPTLCYYPHMSPYAACRICVVEARNGKGWSKIVTACNYPAWEGLEIYTDTPRVINARRTNLEMLMANCAPVPLLERMATKFGVKVPRWGHGTYTCILCGLCVRICDEVVGAHALTFVNRGRDRDVSTPFHLNSEACILCGACAKHCPTGHIKMQDIEERAINHRELGLGPNAAITLPFRQAVPNVPYIVRENCIHYKTGGCMICAKVCPKDCIDYGDRAEIEEIEVGAVVLATGFDDFDPTPMKQYGYGKYPNVVSSIEFERMNNAAGPTGGKIYLENGEEPRRIAIIHCIGSRDENHHKYCSRVCCMYALKFSHLIMEKTKADVYQFYIDMRAFGKGYEEFYQRILDEGGNVIRGKGAEVAPASQAQKADGALIVRCEDTMIGKYREVPVDMIVLCTALEARADAKEMARRFNISTGADGWFIESHPKLAPVSTSTEGIFLAGVCQGAKDIPDSVAQGSAAAAQVMKLLCQGEVLMDATYAEVQDELCSGCKICNDMCPYHAIDFDPEKKISHVNSALCKACGTCVAACPSGAIKGRHFTDEQIYAQIEGILS; this is encoded by the coding sequence ATGATGACAACAGTTAAGATCAAAATAGATAGCCAGGTGATCGAAGTCGAAGAAGGCTCCTATGTGCTTGGCGCTGCACAGTCGCTCGGAATCGAAATTCCAACCCTGTGCTACTATCCGCACATGAGTCCTTACGCGGCTTGCCGAATCTGCGTGGTCGAGGCACGAAACGGAAAGGGCTGGAGCAAGATTGTAACCGCCTGCAATTATCCGGCATGGGAAGGTCTCGAAATCTACACCGATACTCCGCGCGTGATCAATGCACGACGCACGAATCTGGAAATGCTGATGGCAAATTGCGCCCCGGTGCCGCTACTCGAACGTATGGCGACGAAGTTCGGTGTCAAGGTACCGCGCTGGGGACACGGGACCTATACCTGCATTCTTTGCGGCTTGTGTGTTCGCATTTGCGACGAAGTAGTCGGTGCTCATGCATTGACATTTGTCAATCGCGGCCGCGACCGGGATGTATCAACGCCGTTTCATCTCAACTCCGAGGCCTGCATTCTTTGCGGCGCATGCGCCAAGCACTGTCCGACCGGACATATCAAAATGCAGGATATCGAAGAAAGAGCAATCAATCACCGCGAGTTGGGACTTGGCCCGAACGCGGCAATCACTCTGCCGTTCCGTCAAGCAGTCCCGAACGTGCCATACATCGTTCGCGAGAACTGCATCCACTACAAGACCGGCGGCTGTATGATTTGCGCCAAAGTCTGCCCAAAGGACTGCATCGACTACGGCGACCGGGCCGAGATTGAGGAAATCGAAGTTGGCGCCGTCGTGCTGGCAACCGGCTTCGATGATTTCGATCCAACGCCAATGAAACAGTACGGTTATGGAAAATACCCGAATGTCGTTTCTTCAATTGAATTTGAACGAATGAACAATGCTGCCGGTCCAACCGGCGGAAAGATCTATCTGGAGAATGGGGAAGAGCCGCGCCGAATTGCGATCATTCACTGCATTGGGAGTCGCGACGAAAATCACCACAAGTACTGCAGCCGCGTGTGCTGTATGTACGCGCTCAAATTCTCGCATTTGATCATGGAGAAGACCAAAGCTGACGTCTATCAATTCTACATTGATATGCGCGCCTTCGGCAAGGGCTACGAGGAATTCTATCAGCGCATTCTCGACGAGGGCGGCAATGTCATTCGCGGAAAGGGCGCGGAGGTTGCACCGGCGAGTCAAGCACAGAAAGCCGACGGTGCATTGATTGTTCGTTGCGAAGACACAATGATCGGCAAGTATCGCGAAGTACCGGTCGACATGATTGTGCTGTGTACCGCGCTGGAGGCACGCGCCGATGCAAAGGAGATGGCACGTCGGTTCAATATCTCCACCGGCGCTGACGGCTGGTTTATCGAATCGCATCCAAAACTGGCTCCGGTGTCAACTTCGACAGAGGGCATTTTCCTTGCAGGTGTGTGTCAGGGCGCCAAGGATATTCCAGATTCGGTTGCGCAAGGCTCGGCTGCTGCTGCACAAGTGATGAAGCTTCTGTGCCAAGGCGAAGTTTTAATGGATGCTACCTATGCGGAAGTGCAGGACGAGTTATGTTCCGGCTGTAAGATCTGTAACGACATGTGTCCGTATCACGCCATCGACTTCGATCCCGAAAAGAAGATCAGCCATGTCAATTCCGCACTATGCAAGGCTTGCGGCACCTGCGTCGCCGCCTGTCCTTCAGGTGCAATCAAGGGACGTCACTTCACCGATGAACAAATCTATGCGCAGATCGAGGGGATATTGTCATGA
- a CDS encoding SLBB domain-containing protein encodes MLEIKLQSPKDLAKLREKIRSDRNANKTVLTVCAGTGCLACGCAAVTKVFREEIAKDHMENEVEIKTTGCHGFCERGPLVVVQPQGIFYQKVRPADAKLIWDQTVKGGHLVNKLLYRDPQSQQVIKLEKDIPFYKKQMRLIFGRNGFMDPTSINDYILLGGYQAMVQALTQMSPEQVIDEVKKSGLRGRGGGGYPTGRKWESCRQAKGEPKYIICNADEGDPGAFMDRSLLEGNPHMVIEGMVIGAFAIGSSDGFVYVRNEYPLAVKNLTIAMHQAREYGLVGQNILGTGFNFEIEISRGGGAFVCGESTALMASLEGKVGEPRAKYIHTVEAGLWEKPSNLNNVETWANIPVIIEKGAEKFAAIGTANSKGTKVFALTGKINNTGLVEVPMGITLREILYDIGGGVPNKKRFKAVQTGGPSGGTLIVETSESSVHASMVAHGDIREEDEPVSLLDLPVDFDELTKAGSMMGSGGMIVMDEDSCMVDVARYFLKFLQEESCGKCVPCREGIVVMLNILNKICEGNGTMEDIEYLEELSQVIIDTSLCQLGGSAPNPVLSTIRYFRQEYIAHVRDKRCPAGVCKELVAHAIDNTCTGCHACVKPCPTNAIVGEPKRLHMIIQDKCIQCGACYQICRYNSIKRVKRGEGDKIQQRAREIWQPKETAKQPSGVA; translated from the coding sequence ATGTTGGAAATTAAGCTTCAATCTCCTAAGGACTTGGCAAAACTGCGCGAGAAGATTCGCAGTGATCGAAATGCGAACAAGACGGTACTAACAGTCTGCGCCGGGACCGGCTGTCTGGCATGCGGCTGTGCGGCAGTAACAAAGGTGTTTCGTGAAGAGATTGCCAAGGACCACATGGAAAACGAGGTCGAGATCAAGACCACCGGTTGCCATGGTTTCTGCGAGCGCGGCCCATTGGTTGTCGTTCAACCCCAGGGCATCTTTTATCAGAAAGTACGTCCGGCTGATGCGAAACTGATCTGGGATCAGACAGTCAAGGGCGGGCATCTGGTTAACAAACTTCTCTATCGCGATCCGCAGTCGCAACAGGTCATAAAGCTTGAGAAGGATATTCCATTCTACAAAAAGCAGATGCGCCTGATTTTCGGGCGGAACGGATTTATGGATCCGACGTCAATCAATGACTACATCCTGCTTGGCGGCTATCAAGCAATGGTTCAGGCGCTGACGCAAATGAGCCCGGAGCAGGTAATTGATGAAGTCAAGAAATCCGGATTGCGTGGTCGCGGAGGCGGTGGCTATCCCACGGGCAGAAAATGGGAGTCGTGTCGGCAGGCCAAAGGCGAGCCGAAGTATATCATCTGCAACGCTGACGAAGGCGATCCGGGCGCGTTTATGGATCGCTCGCTACTCGAGGGCAATCCGCATATGGTCATCGAAGGGATGGTCATTGGCGCGTTCGCAATCGGTAGCAGCGATGGATTCGTCTATGTCCGCAACGAGTATCCGCTTGCCGTAAAGAATCTGACCATTGCCATGCACCAAGCACGCGAGTATGGACTGGTAGGGCAGAACATCCTCGGGACCGGGTTCAATTTCGAGATCGAAATCTCCCGCGGCGGTGGAGCGTTTGTCTGCGGCGAGTCAACTGCGCTGATGGCATCGCTGGAAGGAAAGGTCGGAGAACCGCGCGCGAAGTACATCCACACCGTCGAGGCCGGGCTCTGGGAGAAACCGTCCAATTTGAACAATGTCGAGACGTGGGCGAATATCCCAGTCATCATTGAAAAAGGTGCAGAGAAGTTTGCTGCCATTGGCACAGCCAATTCGAAAGGTACAAAGGTCTTTGCACTGACCGGCAAGATCAACAACACCGGTCTTGTCGAAGTACCGATGGGAATCACGCTGCGCGAAATTCTCTACGACATCGGCGGCGGTGTCCCGAACAAGAAACGATTCAAAGCTGTTCAAACCGGCGGGCCGTCCGGCGGCACTCTGATTGTGGAAACATCGGAATCCTCTGTTCACGCCAGCATGGTTGCCCACGGCGATATTCGGGAAGAGGATGAACCAGTGAGCCTTCTCGATTTGCCTGTGGACTTTGATGAACTCACCAAAGCCGGTTCGATGATGGGATCCGGCGGCATGATCGTGATGGATGAAGATTCCTGTATGGTCGATGTCGCGCGTTACTTCCTGAAATTCCTGCAGGAAGAATCTTGCGGTAAGTGCGTCCCGTGCCGCGAAGGCATTGTCGTTATGCTCAACATCCTCAATAAAATCTGCGAAGGCAACGGTACGATGGAAGATATCGAATATCTCGAAGAACTCTCGCAGGTAATCATCGATACCAGCTTGTGCCAGCTCGGAGGTTCGGCGCCAAATCCGGTGCTTTCGACAATCCGTTATTTCCGCCAGGAGTACATCGCGCACGTTCGCGATAAGCGGTGTCCGGCGGGTGTCTGCAAGGAACTGGTGGCTCACGCCATCGATAACACTTGCACTGGCTGTCATGCTTGTGTCAAGCCGTGTCCGACCAATGCGATTGTCGGCGAGCCCAAACGTCTGCACATGATCATTCAGGACAAGTGCATACAGTGCGGCGCGTGCTATCAGATTTGTCGCTACAACTCGATCAAACGCGTCAAGCGCGGAGAGGGCGACAAGATTCAGCAGCGCGCACGGGAGATTTGGCAGCCCAAGGAAACCGCGAAACAACCTTCGGGCGTGGCATAG